The following nucleotide sequence is from Fructobacillus americanaquae.
GCGATGCAGGCACAATTAGCCGCTCTGCAGGCTGGCAAACTCTTCAATAATCCAAGGCAAATTGGCCAACTGACGGCTGTGATTGCCCAAGTTAAGGTTGATAATGCTGGTGGCTTACGCCAAATGGCAGATGCTTGGCGCGATCAGGGTGCGTCAAACATCTTGGTTTTGGCTGCTGCCATTGGTGACAAGGTCAATTTGCTGGTTGGTGCTGATAAGACAGCCAACGCTTTAGGTATTAAGGCGGGTGATCTGGTCAAGACGATTGCCCCAACTGTCGGTGGTGGCGGCGGCGGCCGACCTGATTTGGCTCAAGCCGGTGGAAAGGACCAGAGCAAGATTACTGAAGCGCTCGACCAGGCTGAAAAAATTATTGGTCAAGTTTAATATTTTCTTTGATAGAAGGTCGACTAAAGGCAACTGGCAAATTGGTCAGCTTGGAATTTAGTCGGCTTTTTGCTTGGAAACGTGTTAAACTAAAGACACGTAAAAGTGAAAACTATGAAGAAAGGAGTGTGTACGATGAGTGTGAACGATGAGACTGCGATTTTTGACTTCGGTAACCAGGCACCAAAAGATATCCATGAAACGATGGTGTTGGTTTATGCCGCTTTGGAAGAAAAGGGTTACAATCCAATCAATCAGATCGTTGGGTATTTAATGTCTGGCGACCCAGCTTATATCCCCCGACTCCATGACGCGCGTAATTTAATTAAGCGCCACGAGCGCGATGAAATCATCGAGGAGCTCGTACACGCCTATTTAAATAAGTAATGCGGATACTAGGACTTGATGTAGGCTCAAAAACAGTTGGTGTGGCCGTTTCGGACCCAATGGGATGGACGGCCCAAGGGGTGGAAATCATCCGAATCAACGAGGACGAAAAAGTCTTTGGCTTAGACCGTTTGGGTGAAATTCTCCAAGAAACAGGCGCAAAAGGCGTCGTTTTAGGTCTGCCTAAGAATATGAATAATACCGAGGGCCCTCGTGCCCAAGCAGCGCGATCGTATGCTAAGATGGTGGAAGACCGTTTTAGTTTGCCCACTGATTTTCAAGATGAACGACTGACGACGGTTCAGGCTGAACGAATGCTAATCGAAGAGGCGGACGTTTCTCGTAAGAAGCGTAAAAAGGTCATCGACAAGATTGCCGCAGAATTCATTTTGCAAAATTATTTGGACGCTAACGGCAAGTTGACCAAGTAAATTTTTTTACTTTGGTGCAATCGTAACAATAACAAAGGATTTTTTATGGCTAAGCAAAACCCAGAAATTGACAAGATTACTCTGATTGATGAGAATGGTGACGAAACTCTATACGAAGTTTTGTTTACTTTCCATTCAGAGGAATTTGATCGTTCATACATCTTGCTCGTTCCAGACGGCGTTGAGGAAGATGAAGAGGTTGATGTACAAGCATACATTTTCAACCCGGCCGAGGATGGTGAAGCAACGGAAGAAGATTTGCTGCCAATTGAAGATGATGCAGAATGGAACATGGTTGAGGAAGTGTTGAACACTTTCTTGGATGATGATTCAAACTTTAATTAAGCATGTTGTTTAGTCACCACATTGTCGTGGTGGCTTTTTTATTGGCAAACGTAAATCATTGATGAACCAAAGCTGTTAAGACTAAAAATTAGCAGTGACCATTGTTAGCTTTTCTAACAAAAGACAAAAATTGACCTTTATACCCTTTTCTGTCAGAAAAGCTTGCCAAAGGTATTTACAGGTGCTAAAATACCAGCAAGCAAATAAAAGTTGCAATCCTTTAAAGCAGACCGGAGAGTCGCTAAGGTGGACAAGCAGCAAGGTAATGGTTGGAAGAAATTTCAGACCCCTGGGCGAGACCCTGGCAATCCTTGACAAAAAGGCTGACAAGAACGGACGAAGTGCAAGCTAATCGAGTCCAGTCAACCACCACTGACGCTCTGATCTTAGGATCAGGGCGTTTTTTATTGGAAAATTGCAGCGGGAAAATCAAGGGGCATTGAGATGACGAATTGGAACAACTGCCTAGACCTAGCAGATTTATCAGCAGCGCAATTACAAGAAGTTTTGGACTTAGCCCAAGACTATCAGGCAGGGAAAAAAGCACCAGCGTTGAAGCGTCCGGTATACGGTGTGAACCTCTTTTTTGAGAATTCCACCCGAACCAAGTCATCTTTTCAGATGGCGGAGAAGAAGTTAGGTATTGACCTCATTGAGGTTAATCCGGCAACGTCTTCTGTTCAAAAGGGCGAAACGCTGTCGGATACGCTGCGCACACTGGAAGCAATCGGCGTTGACTTTGCCGTTATTCGCCACGGCCAAACCGGTTGGTACGAAGAATTGATGGAAAATCCTTATGTAACACTGGGGTTATTCAACGCTGGCGATGGCGCTGGAGTCCATCCATCACAAACACTCTTAGATCTATTAACGATTGAAAATGAATTTGGTCGAATTGATGGCCTAAAGGTTGGTATTATTGGTGATTTGGCTCACTCACGAGTGGCAAAATCAGACGCTAAAATCTTAAAGTCGTTGGGGGCAACACTTTACTTTGGTGGACCTGAGTCCTGGTACAGTCGGGACTTTGATGATTTGGGCACATTTGGCACGCTGGCAGAAATTTTACCGGAATTAGATGTGGTGATGATGCTCCGGGTGCAATTAGAGCGCTTCGATGAGGCTAACCGTGATGCCTTCACGGCCGTTGATTATTATCAAAAGTTTGGCTTAACAAAAAAACGAGCTAAGCTTTTGCCAAAACAAAGCATTATCATGCATCCAGCCCCAGTTAACCGCAATGTTGAAATTGCCAGTGAATTGGTGGATGGCGACAAATCACGGATCTTTACTCAAATGGGCAACGGGGTTTTTGCCCGGATGGCGATGATGACCAAGGTCCTACAGGCACGCGGCTTAATGGAGGTTGACAAATGAGAGTATTAATCAAGCATGTAGCAATTAACAAGCGCTGCCTGGACATCTTAATTGTGGATGGCAAGATTGCAAAAATTGCCCGTGGAATTGAGGTTCCAGCTGACGAAGAAATTAACGCCCATGGTGCCACGGCCATTCCTGGTTTGATTGATGTTCACGTCCACTTCCGCGAGCCAGGACTAACTTACAAGGAAACCATTGAAACCGGCTCTCATGCAGCCGCTCACGGGGGGTTCACAACGGTGATGACCATGCCAAATGTCAAGCCGGTCGTTGATACTGCCGAAAAGGTTCGTCACCAGGTTTTGCTCAATCAGGAAAGTAGCCTGGTGAAGATTGGCCAATTTGGTGCACTATCGGCTGACCTGGTTGGCGTTGGCGCAGCTGATTTACAAAAAATGGCTGATGCCGGTGCCATGGCCTTCTCCAATGATGGTCATGGAGTGCAGGATGCACAGACGATGCTGGAAGCCATGAAAGCGGCTCGGCAGGCTGACCGCGTAATTTCGGCTCACTTGGAAGATGATTCCTTAATCCAAGGGGGGGTGATGAATGCTGGACCGCAAGCCAAACGATTGGACTTGCCCGGGATGACAGGTTTATCTGAATCAACTCAATTAGCTCGTGACCTGGTGATGGCACAAGCAACCGGGGTGAAGTACCACATCGCCCATATCTCAACCAAGGAATCTGTTGCTCAGGTTCGTTTGGCCAAGCAAATGGGCCTGGCCGTCACAGCGGAAGTATCACCACACCACTTGTTCTTAGATGACAGCATGATTGAAACCGATGACCCAATGTTCAAAATGAACCCGCCATTGCGGTCAAGAGCAGACCGATTGGCCCTAATCGCTGGACTTTTGGACGGGACGATTGACATGATTGCGACCGACCATGCGCCACATAGCGCAGAGGAAAAATCGGGTTCCATGAACGATTGCTCATTTGGCATTGTCGGATTAGAAACGGCTTTGCCGCTAGTTTATACCCGCTTTGTTAAAAGTGGCTTAGTCGACCTGGATACTGTCCTTGATTGGATGGTTCGACGACCAAAGCAAGTCTTTAACCTCGTATCGGCGGGTGAATTACGGGTTGGGGATGCAGCCGATATTGCGCTGGTTGATTTCATTCACCCATACAAGATTAACCCAGCAGAATTTGAATCAAAGGGAAAGAATACCCCATTTACTGGTCAAGAGGTTTATGGCAAGGTCTTAAAGACCTTGGTTGACGGCCACTTGGTCTATCAAGCAAAGAAGGAGTAAGGCAATGCAAGGATATTTAGTATTGAAAAATGGATCAGTTTATGCCGGTGAGCGTTTTGGCTCCGAAAAAGATCTGCTAACAGAAGTAGTCTTTTCAACCGGAATGACTGGCTACCAAGAAACGATGACCGATCCCTCATATTTTGGACAAACAATGGTCTTTACCTACCCTTTGATTGGTAATTATGGCATTAACTTGGACGATAACGAAGGGACAGGCAGCAAGCCCGCAGTTGATGCCATTATCGTCAAGGACCTGGCCCGCCGTCCTGCTAACTTTCGTTCTGTGATGACCCTTGCTGATTTTGCCAAGGAAGAAGATTTGCCAGGGTTGACAGGCGTTGACACACGGAAATTAGCCAAGGAAATCCGTGACCATGGCTCCATGCCCGCCGTCTTGGTTTCTGAATTAAATCAGGAAAAGATTGATGCCCTTTTTGCTCAAGATTATCCATCATTGTTGTTGGCCCGGGCAAAGAAGGAAGAGGAAATCGAGACCTTCGTTGGTGAAGTGGGTGGTCCAAAGATTGCTCTGTTGGACTTTGGCTTGAAGGGGTCAATCGTCAAGGCGCTGCAAAAGCGTGGTGCAACCGTAACAGTTTTCCCTGGCACAACGCCAGCGTCTGTTATTGAGGCCAGCAAGCCTGACGGGATCTTACTATCAAATGGACCTGGCGACCCCACTCAGTATGGTTATGCAACGAAGACTATCCTTACATTGCAAAATCATTACCCAATCATGGGTATTTGTTTAGGACACCAACTCTTTGCCATTGCCAACGGTGCTAAGACTTACAAGATGAAGTTTGGCTACCGTGGCTTTAACCACGCCGTGACGGATGTCGATCACAAGCGGAAATACTTCACCTCACAAAACCATGGTTATGCCGTGGACCGGGCTTCATTGGCCGGGACGAATTTAGAAGTAACCCACGAAGAAATTAATGCTGAAACGGTTGAAGGCGTTCGGTTGAAAGATAAGGAAGCATTTTCAGTCCAATTTCATCCGGATGCTTCGCCAGGACCACACGACGCCGAATATATCTTTGACAACTTCATTAACAAGTTGACGGACAAGAAGGGAGCCTAAGATGCCCAAGCGAAATGACATTCATAAAATTTTGGTAATTGGTTCAGGACCAATTATCATTGGTCAAGCGGCCGAATTTGACTATTCCGGTTCACAGGCCTGCCTTTCATTAAAAGAAGAGGGCTACCAGGTGGTGTTGATTAACTCCAACCCTGCTACGATCATGACGGACCAAGAAGTTGCCGATCAGGTGTACTTGGAACCAATTACTTTGGATTTCGTCAAGGAGGTTTTGTACCGAGAAAAGCCGGATGCCATTTTGCCAACCTTAGGGGGCCAAACCGGCCTAAATATGGCAAAGGACTTAGCCGATTCAGGTATTTTGCAGGAACTAGATATTGAATTGCTGGGGACAAAGTTGCCAGCCATCGAACAGGCTGAAGACCGGGAACTTTTCAAGGATTTGATGGAAGAATTGAATGAACCAGTACCGGAATCGCAAATTGCCACAACAGTCGCTGAAGCAGCCGATTTTGCAGGGAACATCGGGTACCCTGTGGTTGTTCGTCCCGCCTATACGCTTGGTGGAACTGGTGGTGGCTTTGCTAATAATTTGGCTGAATTAGAAGAAATCACCGCCCATGGCTTAGAATTATCACCAGTGACCCAGGTTTTGATTGAAAAGTCGATTGCCGGTTATAAGGAAATCGAGTTTGAGGTGATGCGTGACGCCGCCGATAACGCTTTGATTGTGGCGGGGATGGAAAACATTGACCCAGTTGGCGTGCATACCGGTGACTCCATCGTCGTTTCGCCAACGCAGACTCTATCAGACCGGGACTATCAAATGATGCGGGATTCCGCTTTAAAGATTATCCGAGCCTTGAAAATTGAGGGTGGCGTGAACATCCAAATGGCTTTGGACCCAAAGTCTTTCCAGTATTACATCATTGAAGTTAATCCCCGTGTTTCTCGGTCATCAGCCCTAGCTTCAAAGGCAACAGGTTACCCAATTGCTAAGATGGCGGCCAAAATTGCCGTTGGTTTGCATTTGAACGAAATTAAAAATCCCGTGACTCAAACGACTTGGGCGGCCTTTGAACCAGCCCTTGATTACGTTGTGACCAAGATTCCGCGGTTCCCATTTGATAAGTTTGAACATGCTAACCGCACGTTGGGGACACAAATGAAGGCGACCGGTGAGGTCATGGCGATTGGGCGGACGCTGGAAGAATCATTGTTAAAGGCGGTTCGTTCACTTGAAGTCGATGAAAAGGATTTGAGTGCTGGTTATTTTGACGGGGTTTCAACAGAGGACCTGCAGGCACAATTGATGCCGGCCAAGGACGACCGCCTCTTCGCCATCGCCGAATTGATTCACCGTGGTGTAACGATTGAAGCAATTCATGATATTACACAGATGGACTTGTTCTTTTTGGACAAAATTTTGCACATTATCGAAATTGAACGAGCTGTTCAGGCAGATCCGGACAACTTTGAGAAAATTAAGACGGCCAAGGAATATGGTTTCTCTGATGCCTGGTTGGCGAAGTTGACTGGCAAAACGGAAGCTGATTTCCGTTTTTGGCGCAAGAAACAAGGCTTGTTACCAACCTTTAAAATGGTTGATACGGTTGCCGGTGAATTTGAATCGAAGACGCCCTACTACTACGGCACGTATGAAGACGAAAATGAATCAATTGTCACGGATCGACCTTCCGTTTTGGTGCTTGGCTCTGGTCCAATCCGGATTGGCCAGGGAGTTGAGTTTGATTATGCCACTGTGCATGCAGTGAAGGCCATCCAACAGGCCGGTTATGAATCCATTATTCAAAACTCAAACCCCGAAACGGTTTCAACTGATTTTGCTATTTCCGATAAGCTTTATTTTGAACCATTAACCCTAGAAGATGTCTTGAACGTGATTGACCTCGAGCAACCCTTAGGTGTGGTTGTGCAATTTGGTGGCCAAACGGCCATTAACCTAGCTGCTGGTTTGGAACAGGCCGGCGTTAAGG
It contains:
- a CDS encoding aspartate carbamoyltransferase catalytic subunit; amino-acid sequence: MTNWNNCLDLADLSAAQLQEVLDLAQDYQAGKKAPALKRPVYGVNLFFENSTRTKSSFQMAEKKLGIDLIEVNPATSSVQKGETLSDTLRTLEAIGVDFAVIRHGQTGWYEELMENPYVTLGLFNAGDGAGVHPSQTLLDLLTIENEFGRIDGLKVGIIGDLAHSRVAKSDAKILKSLGATLYFGGPESWYSRDFDDLGTFGTLAEILPELDVVMMLRVQLERFDEANRDAFTAVDYYQKFGLTKKRAKLLPKQSIIMHPAPVNRNVEIASELVDGDKSRIFTQMGNGVFARMAMMTKVLQARGLMEVDK
- the ruvX gene encoding Holliday junction resolvase RuvX — its product is MRILGLDVGSKTVGVAVSDPMGWTAQGVEIIRINEDEKVFGLDRLGEILQETGAKGVVLGLPKNMNNTEGPRAQAARSYAKMVEDRFSLPTDFQDERLTTVQAERMLIEEADVSRKKRKKVIDKIAAEFILQNYLDANGKLTK
- a CDS encoding dihydroorotase, with amino-acid sequence MRVLIKHVAINKRCLDILIVDGKIAKIARGIEVPADEEINAHGATAIPGLIDVHVHFREPGLTYKETIETGSHAAAHGGFTTVMTMPNVKPVVDTAEKVRHQVLLNQESSLVKIGQFGALSADLVGVGAADLQKMADAGAMAFSNDGHGVQDAQTMLEAMKAARQADRVISAHLEDDSLIQGGVMNAGPQAKRLDLPGMTGLSESTQLARDLVMAQATGVKYHIAHISTKESVAQVRLAKQMGLAVTAEVSPHHLFLDDSMIETDDPMFKMNPPLRSRADRLALIAGLLDGTIDMIATDHAPHSAEEKSGSMNDCSFGIVGLETALPLVYTRFVKSGLVDLDTVLDWMVRRPKQVFNLVSAGELRVGDAADIALVDFIHPYKINPAEFESKGKNTPFTGQEVYGKVLKTLVDGHLVYQAKKE
- a CDS encoding IreB family regulatory phosphoprotein; the encoded protein is MSVNDETAIFDFGNQAPKDIHETMVLVYAALEEKGYNPINQIVGYLMSGDPAYIPRLHDARNLIKRHERDEIIEELVHAYLNK
- a CDS encoding DUF1292 domain-containing protein, producing the protein MAKQNPEIDKITLIDENGDETLYEVLFTFHSEEFDRSYILLVPDGVEEDEEVDVQAYIFNPAEDGEATEEDLLPIEDDAEWNMVEEVLNTFLDDDSNFN
- a CDS encoding carbamoyl phosphate synthase small subunit produces the protein MQGYLVLKNGSVYAGERFGSEKDLLTEVVFSTGMTGYQETMTDPSYFGQTMVFTYPLIGNYGINLDDNEGTGSKPAVDAIIVKDLARRPANFRSVMTLADFAKEEDLPGLTGVDTRKLAKEIRDHGSMPAVLVSELNQEKIDALFAQDYPSLLLARAKKEEEIETFVGEVGGPKIALLDFGLKGSIVKALQKRGATVTVFPGTTPASVIEASKPDGILLSNGPGDPTQYGYATKTILTLQNHYPIMGICLGHQLFAIANGAKTYKMKFGYRGFNHAVTDVDHKRKYFTSQNHGYAVDRASLAGTNLEVTHEEINAETVEGVRLKDKEAFSVQFHPDASPGPHDAEYIFDNFINKLTDKKGA
- the carB gene encoding carbamoyl-phosphate synthase large subunit — translated: MPKRNDIHKILVIGSGPIIIGQAAEFDYSGSQACLSLKEEGYQVVLINSNPATIMTDQEVADQVYLEPITLDFVKEVLYREKPDAILPTLGGQTGLNMAKDLADSGILQELDIELLGTKLPAIEQAEDRELFKDLMEELNEPVPESQIATTVAEAADFAGNIGYPVVVRPAYTLGGTGGGFANNLAELEEITAHGLELSPVTQVLIEKSIAGYKEIEFEVMRDAADNALIVAGMENIDPVGVHTGDSIVVSPTQTLSDRDYQMMRDSALKIIRALKIEGGVNIQMALDPKSFQYYIIEVNPRVSRSSALASKATGYPIAKMAAKIAVGLHLNEIKNPVTQTTWAAFEPALDYVVTKIPRFPFDKFEHANRTLGTQMKATGEVMAIGRTLEESLLKAVRSLEVDEKDLSAGYFDGVSTEDLQAQLMPAKDDRLFAIAELIHRGVTIEAIHDITQMDLFFLDKILHIIEIERAVQADPDNFEKIKTAKEYGFSDAWLAKLTGKTEADFRFWRKKQGLLPTFKMVDTVAGEFESKTPYYYGTYEDENESIVTDRPSVLVLGSGPIRIGQGVEFDYATVHAVKAIQQAGYESIIQNSNPETVSTDFAISDKLYFEPLTLEDVLNVIDLEQPLGVVVQFGGQTAINLAAGLEQAGVKVLGTTVADLDRGEDRDEFAKVIDQLELPKPKGETATTKEGALKAANDLGYPVLIRPSYVIGGRSMAIIDSDDDLKTYMEQAVKVSNDHPVLIDDYLTGQEAEVDLISDGTDVLIPGVMEHIERSGIHSGDSFAVYPTQQMSANVKAQIVESAQKLAKKLNVIGLMNIQYVIHDEIAYVIEVNPRASRTLPFLSKVTEIPMAQVATQIMLGKSLKDLGYQSGLVPEPVTVHVKAPVFSFAKLAGLNSTVGPEMKSTGEVMGTADNYDQALAKALVGAGLPILHQGRILWDLAKADQQEGLALAKRFAALGFDLVAVDGNWTFLQENGVAVEAAPADLPMAMAKQELQIMVNTLDQADQALAGESPVRAAAIVNEVALFTALDTVAAYLTVLELPEETHFVKALGE